The genomic region gacAGAGCCCCAGACCAAGAAACAGCcaatgtccaacagcagctccatcacccagttcctcctcctggcattcgcagacacgcgtcagctgcagctcttgcacttctgcctcttcctgggcatctacctggctgccctcctgggcaatggcctcatcatcaccgccatagtctgcgaccaccacctccacagccccatgtacttcttcctcctcaacctctccctccttgacctgggctccatctccaccactgttcccaaagccatggccaattccctgaGGGACAACAGGGCCATTTCCTatgcaggatgtgctgcccaagtCTTCCTGAttgtctttttcatttcagcagagttTTATCTTCTCACCGTCATGTCCTACgaccgctacattgccatctgccaacccctgcactacgggaccctcctgggcagcagagcttgtgtccacatggcagcagctgcctggggcagtgggttgctcagtgctgtgctgcacacagccaatacattttcactaccactctgccaaggcaatgccttggaccagttcttctgtgaaatcccacagatcctcaagctctcaTGCTCATACACgtacctcagggaagttgggcttcttgtggttactgcttttttcagttttggctgttttgttttcattgtgctgtcctacGTGCAGATCTTGAGgtctgtgctgaggatcccctctgagcagggacagcacaaagccttttccacgtgcctccctcacctggccgtggtctccctgtttatcACTACTGCCGTGTTTGCccacctgaagcccccctccatctcctccccatccctggacctggtggtgtcgtttctgtactcagtggtacctccagcagtgaaccccctcatctacagcatgaggaacaaggagctcaaggatgccctaAGGTAACTGATGAATGgttgcttttcagaagcagcaatgaACTGCCCATCTTCTTCTGCATATCACTTGTCACATAACTCATTACATGCCCAGAC from Gavia stellata isolate bGavSte3 unplaced genomic scaffold, bGavSte3.hap2 HAP2_SCAFFOLD_42, whole genome shotgun sequence harbors:
- the LOC132321504 gene encoding olfactory receptor 14J1-like; translation: MSNSSSITQFLLLAFADTRQLQLLHFCLFLGIYLAALLGNGLIITAIVCDHHLHSPMYFFLLNLSLLDLGSISTTVPKAMANSLRDNRAISYAGCAAQVFLIVFFISAEFYLLTVMSYDRYIAICQPLHYGTLLGSRACVHMAAAAWGSGLLSAVLHTANTFSLPLCQGNALDQFFCEIPQILKLSCSYTYLREVGLLVVTAFFSFGCFVFIVLSYVQILRSVLRIPSEQGQHKAFSTCLPHLAVVSLFITTAVFAHLKPPSISSPSLDLVVSFLYSVVPPAVNPLIYSMRNKELKDALR